TATCACGAAAGGAAAAGTCGTTCGAGATCCCGATAATCCCAATTTTCGCTTTGGATAGATTTCCGTTCGCACGGGCTCGAGGAAGTTGGTAGAGAATGCTATCATCATTGATGTGGTCAACCTCATCAAGAACGATAAGGATCGTACCACCACATTTGTCGAGTTCTTCCCATAGCATATCATAGACAGTGGAACGAGGATATCCAGTTGTAGAGATCTGATTTGATTCGTCCCTGAATTTATTGACGAGTCTTGTTGCGATTTGATAGCTGCTTGAGAGACCATCACAATTTAGCATCTTTACGGTGAGCTTGATATCATCATACTGAGCCGCGTCATCAATTAGATGGTCAAGAAGAAATCGGGTTCCTGCGGTCTTCCCAACACCGGTCTTTCCATAGAGGAAGATGTTGTTCGGTTGTTCCCCGTTGATTACCGGTTGAAGCGCCGTTTTGTATCGTTCAAGCTCCTCATCGCGACCAACGAGAGTATCGGGTTGATAGTCTTCCCTCAGTGCGTCTCGGTTCCGGTAAATATCCAGATCCCGCTCGAACATTCCACCCATCTGTTTTGGAATACATTTAGAGTGGAAGATATTAAAACCACCCCCTGCCGCAGTGTCCGCCGTTTCCGCTGTTCTGGGAGTTTATAAAGATACTCAGCACACACCCACCCCACCGTGTCCGCAGTAACTCTCTCAAATAAGGACATACGCTGAGATCAGTATCTAGATAGAGAAAGATTTATTATGTAGACAGTGGTACTGTCCGAACGATATCTAGAAGCATACTAGTGGTTGTTAGGTGGTTGTATGACAATCGGTTTATCAGCACCACCTCTCCCTTAGTTTCAGAAGAACTGCGGACGTAGTGGGGTGGGTGTCTCCTTTCAATCTCATATTGTACCTAAGCCTCCTAAACCCCGTCATGAGTCTTGAGCAGGCCAATTTCAGAAGCCGATATTTTCTAACACCACTATGTCCGCCGTTCTAGTAACATGTTTTCCGAAGAACAGCGGACATGGTGGTGTGTCTGTACTCGTATAGACACCACTGTGTCCGTCGTTCCGATAACAGGTCTTCGGAAAGGCCAGATATGATCGTTCATTGCCAGTCAGATCACACCCCTATGTCTGCTGTTATAGTAACATGTTTTTTCGAAGAATAGCGGACATGGTGGGGTGTCTGTCTTTTCTCACACCACGGTGTCCGCAGTAGTCTCAGTGTTTGAGAACCCGGAATTCACGTCTACAACCTGGTTGAACTGGCAGAAGAGTATTCGATTTGAGAACGGAACTCTCAGTGTGTTTTCGACTGGCAGATGATTCGTGTCATACGCGGTCGCGTCCGCGTAACTGGGAATCGGGAAGAGATTGATAATGAGGACATCGAATATATCACCTGTCGCGTGATCCACTGCGCGCGACACTGCCCGGATTCAATCATCGCCCACCCTCAGTCCCGTCCGGTGTTGATCGCTGTTCCCGATCCGCCGGACATACCGCTTTTCGAGACTCGAGACACACCGTGTGCAGAGTGAACTCTGTGTGCGTGGGGCATCAACTACAACGTAGTTGGATAGCGTGACCAGGATTCACCGGCCAGTGATGCCTCTCATCCTAATCTGAGTTCTTGCCCACCGAGGATGGACTGGAGCTGTTCAGGCGGATCAAGTCCTCGTCGTTTCCACGTGGCTAACATGGTCGTAATCGTCTCGTGAATCTGGACCCCTTCGGCTGAGCGGAGGGTCCGGAACATCTTCCGCAGCACAACTTGCTCGCGCAGAGCGCGCTCTGCGCGATTATTCGTCGAATCGACGTCTGGCTCTGTAACGAACGTCAGCCAGTGCCCTAACCCGTTCCTGATCTTCTCGATCAGCTTCTTGACCTCCTGTGCCTCGTAGTCTTCCCTGATCAGGCCTTCCAGATGTAACGACGCCTCCGCCCGCTTTTGCTCGCGGGCGGAGGCGGACGGATCCTCCTCGTCGAACGCCGTTAAATCGTCATGGAGAGCGTGTAACTCCTCAGACAACCTCTCTGCTTCCTCGTACCGTTCAGCAACGTACTCCGCCTCCCGCAACAGATGTGCCCAGCACCGCTGGAGCTTCGTGTGATAGCTCGGATACGCTGACCAACCGTCACAGCTGAGCGTTGAGTCCTCGGCGAAGTCCTCGCCGAGGACGTCCTCTAACACCTGACTTCCACGACTCTCATCAACCCAGAACAGCACTTCTTCGTCAGTAACGAACGTCCACGCCCAGTGTTGCTCTCCGTCAACAGGAAATCCCGTTTCATCGCAGTAGACGACGTCACTTTCCTGAATACGGGCTTTGACATCGTCATACGCGGGTCGCAGCCGGTCTGCGACCCGCTTGGTCAGGTTGTAGATCGTCCGATGAGAGATGGGTGTATCGAGTTCCCAGTCAAACAGCTCCGCCTGTTTACGGTTTGGAAGTCGCTGATGGAACCTACCGAGGGCGGTTTGGGCCATGATATTTGGCCCAAACCGCCCGGTTTCCGGGCAGTCTGGATGTTCAGCAACGACTTCGTTTCCACAGGAACAGCGGTGTTTGCCGAGTTCGTACTCGACGACAGTGGTTGGAATAGGGAGAGGTATGTCGATAATCGTCCGTGAGATGTAGCTGTCCGGGTTAGAGAGGATTTGCTCACAGTCTGGGCAATATCCCTGATCGACTCGAATAGTCTCCTCTGGTTCCGGAGGCGGTCGAGTTGTTCCTTCGTGACCTTCGTCACGTCCTGGAGAGGAGCCGCTGGCGGCGTCAGCGTCGCCGCCAGCGTCGTCCCCTTGGTCTTCGTTCTCTTCCTCGTCGCTGTCATCGTTGCCAGGTGATCCAGCCACGCCACCCTGCTTACTGGGAGGTGTGTTTGGGTTTTCGTACCGCTTGAGGCGAGCCTCAAGTTGTTCGATCTGCTGTTGTTTTGCAGTGATCTGACGACGAAGAAGTCGGTTCTCAAGCTCTTTGACGACGAGTTGCTGGCGGAGATGCGTACTGTTCTCGGTGCGGATCGTGGAATCTATCGATTCCAGCGATCCGCTAACCCCCAGCGACACACTTGATTCACCATTGAGAGACCATTCATGAGACTGCTACGAAATCGGTCTGACGGCAAATCGCTATCCAACTACACTACAACTATCTATGAAGGGAGAGTTTCATCATTGCTTACAGCTGATCTCGATTTGAGGTGTTCTTCTCAGGAAATACGGTGTGTCTTTTGTACCGCAAGTCCCGTGTCATCGGTCGAGTTTTCCATATCAGAATCTGTACTGCCTGGTCCAGCGACTGCCTTCGCACGCTCGAGTTCACGGATCTCTCGCTGAGCCTGCCGTTCGAGCAGTTCGGCTTGCCGACACCGTTCACGAGCAATGTCGTCGACACTGTCCTCGTCACCGATCGTGAAACGCTTACCACGGTGATCGATCTGCTCGAGCATCAGTATCGACCCTTGGCTTCGTCGACTGCAGCATCTCGAGCGTCCGCTTGGAGGTGCTCGTAGCGGACCTCACAGCTGTCCGAACAGAACCGACCAGAATACCCTGTCCGATCGCGAGCAGGTTCTGAACACGTCGGCATCCGACACTCATCGCGGTCAGTCATCTGGCGATCCCTCGGTTCAGGAACCGAGTTGTTTCAGTGGCTGTCGATGTGATTGCTGTCTCTCTTTGTCTCATGGGTTGCTACGGTGGGCTCCTTCGAGCCCCCGCACCCCTTTCAGGGGATACAAACCGTCTCGAGTGACGAGATCACTCGACAGTCAGCGGCTGAAAGTACCATCCGACGCAGGGACAAGCCCCGTGCGGATCTCGAGGTCGACACGGCGAAGATGCTTACAGCCGTTGTCTGGCTGGCGCTGCTCGAAATCAGGACAGGTACACGTCGCTGCCTCGATATCGACCTCGTAAGTGTTCCCGCTCTCACTCTCGACTTCGTAGACCGGACCCACTGTCGCAAAGCGGACGTCCAACTTCTCGTTCAGGGCACGACGAGTTCGTGGGTCGTCAATCGAGTAGCCACCTGCCTCGAGGGCAGTCGCCGGCTGGGGGTTGTCGCAGGGGATGGTGAACTCGTCGCGATGGTTGCGTTCTTGGCTGCACTTTCTGCAGCGCCAGTAGCGTGTCCGATACTCGTAGCCATCAGTGAGATTGAGTTCGTACGGTGTTGGCTCCGCGCCTGGCAGCCACTCGTCGATCGCGACGAGTTCGTGTCCGTTCAGTCGGGCAACGTCTCCTGGATAGCTGCGATCGCGGTCGCTCGTGTACTCGTTTGTCGGTCGATCTCGATGCGAGTCGCTCTGGAGTGGTCGATTTGTACTCATTCGTGGCCTCGAGGCACACGAGTGTGCGCCTCAGTCCATTCTGGTGCAAAAAACTGACTCGTCACGCTAACGCATGGGGGAAACTGATCGTCTCGTCCTAGAATTGGTCAGTAGTCAACCTGAGCCCGGTTCATCAAACAAGAAGAAAATGGATCGATATAGACTCCTTAAATATTTCTAGACAGATATTTTACAGTTCCTCTATGCCACCATCTTTGAGCGTGGCCTTGAGGGATTTGGCCGCGTCTAGTGCTGTTCTATAGCTCGTTGATCCAACAATGACAAATTTCCCTGTTCTATAGAGCAGAGCTGTAATATCTTCATTCGGTTTGTAGATAACTCCAGGAAACTGTTCAGGTTCATATTCTGTATGTTCTAGTCCTAAAAGGACAATGATAGCTTCGAGATTAAGTTCTTTCTCTAGGTCTCCCTGGACGACAATATTCTGCAACTGGAGCTTTCCTGATGCCTGCTGAATATCGATCCCGAGTGATTCAAATTCATTAAGCAGTGCTTCTGCTCCATCCAATAGATCGTCTCGCGACTTCGCTCCAGCAAAGCTGATCTTGCCATTCGCTGGAATCAGGCACGTTGGTCCTCTATCCTCAAATGGACGGTATACCAAAAACGGGGAATGTTCTGGATCATATTCTGACTCATTTAAATCAGAGGCGAGCGCTGTGAGATTCAATTCCCGTCTCAATGAGAGCGTCGCGACGATATTACTGATCGAGAGCCCACTCTTCTGGAGCTCGCTTTCGGGAATGTCTGACGCTGCTATTGAGACGGTGCTCATAATTAGTCTTCTACTTTGGCGCTTTTCTTTTCTGCGTCTTCAATACGACCCACCTTCTCATTGAGTGATTCTGTAAGTGTAGCAAACCCTTCTGCACGCTTCTGGACGGCTTCGTCCAGCTCTTTGCGGAATTGGCAGGTAGAGCACCTGGTATCGATCGCTTACGTTCCAGATTAGAGTCTCATATTCATGCTTAGATTGGAGCTGGTCCGTCACGATATCCTGCGAAAGGTGATAGAGGAGCACCGCTGGCGTCAGGTTGTAGTCATTATCTTCATCCACGCGCAGGATGTCGTTCTCTGCGCCAGAGAGCAGCGGGATCTGTGCTGGATGGACGATTCCGACGTTGCCAATATCGGTACTTCCCGACTGGTGTGAGAGCTGGAGCTAAAGCGTTGGTCTCATGAGGAAGATGTCTGGTTGAGTGAATGTGTTCAGTATCCCTCAGCCAGACGGTGTTCTTTCGGATTCGGACGTGAAAGATTTAGCGGAAGACGTCATCTGCCAGCTCCCCTTGCCAGGGATCGAGGGCTCGCCCCTCGATCCCGGCGATATCTGGGTTGTTGTCATTCTTGCAGCAGTCAATCAGACGTCCATCTGGGAGACGTGCAAGGACAACGACAACGCTGCCTGTGATGATACTGTCATGGACTGGCTCCATACGCTCAACCGAGAGTGGCTTGAGCGGGTTGCTAACCGCCTTCTCAGGGAGGTGGCGATGACGATCCTCGACCCTGATCGGTCGAGGATCGTCTCCATTGACTTCGTCGATAACCCCTACCACGGAACGTACGCCGATGAAGAAGGTGAACTCTGCCGCATGCACGCGAAAGACGGAACAACGACGTGCCACCGGTACTGCACGGCGTATCTCGTCTCGAACGGAAAGCCAGTGACGCTGGCGATGACGTACGTCCGTAGTGATGAGAAAGAGGCCGACGCGGTCGAGCGCGTCCTCGACCGCGTCGAAGCCTATCCCTTCGAGATAGAGCTTCTGTTGGCTGATCGTGGCTTCTACAACGAACGTATTCTGCGCCGCTCACGGGAGATTGCTGCGACTGTCGTTCCCGTCCAAAAGAAGGGCAAGCGCATGAGGAAGAAGCTGGATACGCACTGCTCGTACATGACAACCTATCGGATGTACAAAGGCCGCGAGCGGGAACTGGAATTCCCGCTCGCGGTCGCTGTATCATATCACGCCGGAGATCGCGGGAAAAGCGGCGAGGTCGTTCGAGGCTATGTGGCGTGCGATCTGGCCGATCGCACGCCGAAACAAGTCGAACGGCTCTATCGAAAACGGTCAGCGATCGAAACGAGCTACCGTGTATTTCGCCAAGCACGAGTGGTAACGACGACACAAGACCCAATCATCCGCTTCGCGTTCGTCCTGGTTGGATTCCTGTTGGAGAACCTCTGGCTTGTGCTTCGATGGGCGGTCGTCGTCGCCCCCCCAGCGGGGCGGGCGCGACCTGCCCGAGGAATTCACGTTCAAGACCTTCTCTGACTGGATCAGACATGCATTAGAGGAAGAGCTAGAGCGGAGTTGGGAGATCGAGATGAACGGAACAGGTGTGCCAGAAGCATACGCGCCGGCCGCGGGCTGACGCCAGCCCGCGGCCGTGGGCAAGCTCCTGGTGAGCAACAGCATTCGCCTAGAACAGCGTATCTCAGCCTTCTTACTTCACTTCTCCTCATCCGTGGATTCTATTTCCTGTTCACTCAGTTACCACACCGGCATTCGCTCTGTTCGTCCATGACTCAGCACAGTTCACGAAGCGACGTTCGGGAAGTACCGAATATAGTTTGCTCTTCCGTAGGAGATTGTTGATACTGCTGAGCTGTCGCTGTAGAGTCGAAGAGGACAAGGGCACCGTGTTGAATGCGTCGTCCACGGTGAATACGCTGACGACGAGATTCACATCAATACCTGCGAGAGCCACGCGTTGCTGATACGACGGTGGCTCTCACCACATCGAGGCATCTCGAAAGATAAGCTAACACAGTATCTCAGAGCGTTCCAACTCTGCCGAGAGTTATATCCAAAACCGGGACGAGACGCATTCAAACACGCTATTCAAGCGACTCTCTGAAATCAATAATGTGCTACGCAAGAGCGTCGGACGTAGGCCGATCCCTCTACTTCTCTGGACTCCTCTTAGTGATCGAAGTCGATCGGCCTGATACGGGATGTTTTACTCTTGCTACCGAAGTTGAAGAGCGATAGACTCATCAGAACTCTTTCTTCGGTGACTTCCTCTCCTCATATGTATACACTTTTACCATACCCTCCTAAATCAAGCAGGACAAATGGATAACCAGAACTCAATACTCTATCCCAAGGGTTTCGAAGACCTGATCGTCCAGACCAGTAGTAACGACCGTTACGACGAGATGGGAGCTGTCCTCAGTCCCGACGAACAATATCGCTACTACCTGTGGCGCGAGTGGGACAACAGCCAACCCACTGTTGCTTGGCTCATGGCAAATCCGAGTACCGCTGACGGTTTTTCCAGTGACGCGACGATCAATCGCGTGTACGGCTACTCCGACCGCTGGGGCTACGGTAGCTTCGTTGTTGCCAATCTGTTTGCCTACCGTTCTAGCGAACCCACCGATCTTGACGATGTTGACGATCCAGTTGGGCCGCGTAACGACGAAATTCTTCAAGATGTCGCGTCGAAGGCCGACCTCATGGTCGGGGCCTGGGGATCCCCGGGTGACAGGTATGGACGTCCCAAAGAAGTCCTACAAATGCTTGATATCAATATCCATGCGTTGACCGTCCTCTCAAGCGGAAATCCGGGCCATCCGCTGTTCAAAGATGGCGATCTTGAGCCAACCCCCTACGAGTACAATGACTGAGCGACTTGTTGAACATATCATAATTCGTTAAGGGTTGGGTCAGGTGTAGCGCACCATTTTATTACGCCAACTCAACCAGTCCTGTAGTCGATGATGTACCAGCCGTCCTCTGGCTCGAACAGGAGGTCGATCTGGCCACGGACGTAGGTCCCAGTTGGTTCGTGGTAAGCGGTCAGCTAATACTCTGGAAAGATACCAGACGTATCGGAAGGGGAGCTCGGAAGCAATCGAAGTCCCTTCGAAGTTGTCGATGACATTCTCCAAATTATCGAGCACCTCGCCCTCGTATTGGTCGAAGAACGGGTCGACATTCAACTGGCCCTGAATGTACCGTTCTGAAGACGGGGCATTCTAATTTTCTTTTCGAAATATTAAGATATTTTGGTGTACCATCGATGGAATGTAGGAGAAAGGATAGCCGTATACGTGGAGATCTTTTGATGGATCGTACCAGATGAGGTTTGCCTTGAGTGTTAGCCCTACCTCTTGAATTGATCGCGCAAGATCTGCTGAAAGGAAGTTATAGGATTGCTCCCGGTACATATCGCCGATGAACACAGCGATATAACCGTCTTCTTTGATCACTGGCTTGAACTTCTCGAATTTAGTCTGCATATCGTCCAGCCACTCATCCTTCGTTTGGAGTGAGTTCGTGTTGAAGCCGCCCAGTTTACTTTCCCGCGTTTTGTTCACGTTCCGGGTCTGCTCGACCTTGTCCATCGACCAGTAGGGAACATCGGTTAGGAGAAAATCAACTGAACTATTCTCAAGTTCCGTGATCAGCTCTTCGCAGTCACCATGACGGATATCTTGGCTCTGGAGTTTTCCCTTTCCTGCTGCAGCCCGATCAGCGTTCTCAGCTTCGAGTACCTCTTCGTAGACTTCGATCCACTCGTCATTGATCTCGAAGCCGATCGCCTCACGGAAGCCGCTCCCTTCGTACTCGCAGAGACTTGCACCGAAGAGTGTCCCACCAACTCCAGCAAAGGGATCTAATATGACATCGCCAGCTTGGGTGAACCGCTGAATAATATCTGCACAGAGACGAGGGGGTTTCTGCCCGCCGTGTTGGCCCCGGAGCTCGTGCTGGAAGTCTGGTGGATACTGTTTATCGAGAACGGACTTGGTCGCAAACTTCCACTCTTTCCCCGTCAGGTCATTAATCGGATTACGCTCGTCGTAGATCCCGCGACCTTCGATGTACGTTTGATGATCAGCCAGCTCATCTGTATTGATGACCTCGCCGTCCTCAACAGGGAGTGTATCTTCTTTCGCTCGTGACTCGTCGAATTCCCCGTCATCAGTTGTGAAGAGGCGGCTCTGTTCATGCTGGTCCGGGTCCTCGCTCATGTACTGGTAATCTTGATCGGGATCTTATAAACGATAGCATCTTACTGAGACCGGCCACCCAGCTATAGATTCATATTTATATACCACATCATTTAAGCCAATGCTGTCTGTCATATCGATCACCTTGCAACAGGTCTACGCCTACTCGGATAACATCTTAGAGGGTGTGCGGTTTGCGGAAAACCTCGACGCACATAGCTCGCTACTCGATCTTACAGACGAGTCATTCGACGACCCGAGCCAGCCACGATATACGTTTTCCTCATCGGAGGGTGATACGATCGAACTCATCGTTCGAGGGCAGTATGATCACTGGACGCTTCCGGAGAGCGTCGAGAACGCTGTCACATACATCGGTCGCCCGGATATCGTACTCGTCGATTCAACGGGCGATCCGATCCTCGGCGGCGAATTCACCGATGCAGCTCCGATCGGGAACATGATCTATCAGCGGGAGGGTCGTCAAGTCGGTCTCCTCCAGGCTGGCTTTCCGACCGTCTATGATACCGCCTATACAGCGACTGACCGAACGAAGACTCCACCAGCGCCACGATTTCCACCAGCGACAATCGTTTTGCTCAGGTTGGCCTACTGCCAAAAGTTCGGCTTGCCAGCATTCCTGTGTTTCTACAAGGACGAGACTGGCGAAGCGCGAGCGAAAGAAAAGTACGAGGGCTATCCCCCGACACGGGACTACGATACCGGGACGAAATATCTTCACGAATACCTCAGCGCCCAACTCTTGGATGCGGTATACGGAACATATTCCGGAACGGTCGAAGATGCGCAGCGAGATATCCTGCGACACATGATCGAATACCTCCAGGACACGCCAGTTGTGCGCTCCAGTGCGTCGTCGAGACTTGAGAAAGACGTACCGGCATTGGCAAATCAGGCTCTAATCAATGGACAACAAGAGGAATTCATCGACCATCTCATCGAGGTGATCAACGGGCGAGAAGAACCCGATCCAGCATATGATATTACGGATATGGCCCCAGATCGGTTGGTTGAGTGGACAGGGGGCCACCACAAGAGGAAACCACTGAATGCAACCGTGTTAAACAGTAGCCTCAGCCCGAAGACCGTCGGATCTGGGCAAAACCCGTACATCGTCGCCGATACCCCTGCACTGATTGACGCAGTAAGTTCACGCTATCCTCCCCTCACGGGAGCGCTCCGTGAGCTGAATTCCGATCTTGAGACCGTCGTAATCACGATGAAGTTCTTCCAAAAGAAGCGGTCGAACTGTCTCGTGAAGGTCGATCCATACTCGGGTGCAATTGCTGCGTTTGGCGAGTGGCTCTCGCGTGATATCACCAACGAGAAAATCCGGAACGTGCTCGTGTACAGCCACTCGGGGTGCGCAGTGACCGACCTCGAAGTTAATAATAAACTCCACCGTTCCCTCGAAGAAACTGCTGACGTGGTCATCGTGTCAGTAGGCGACGACAACAACGCAGATCAATGGCACCTGATGTGAACCTCTCCGACGAGCCGTATCGTTCACCAAGCGAATACACCGATGAGGCGTCACTACTCCATCTCTGGCACCAGCTGGTCCGCAAGGAAAATTGGAAAGAAGACTACCTTGTGCCGCGTGGGTCTTCCTGGCCCAATATCCGTGTCTGGAACGGGGACAGCTTTGACATCGGATACGTGAACAAAAACGATGCCCGTGTGAATCTCATCGTTCAATCGCCAGAGCCACCCTTTGACTTTGTGATTGGCTACTGTATCGGCAACGAATTGGATCGTGAGCCGTCCGATGCTCGATTGGTGAGCAAGATTAGGAAGGCATACGAACGGACAGAAGAGACCCTATCGGACATCTCTGATGTGTTTGATGACTCAACAACGGTCTACCGCGCACTCGTCATGGCAAAAGACCCTGCCGTCGGAAACCCTGAGAGTGAGGCAGATCTCTGGGAAGATATCCTGTTCAATTCGCTAAAACAACCGCAGAAATCCTTCATGTACCTCACTGTGCCTGACGATGATTCGGGAGTTGAACGCTTAGTTCGGTATCACCCGAACTTCCCTTCGGACGGGCGTTCGGAGCTCGAGTCGCTTCTTACGGACTAGTCATCCCACACGTGGCACCGGTCCATATATGGACACGTTCCACAGCGCGTCGTAATGTCGGGGTCCACGTCATCCTCAGGAGCGGGGCTCGGCTTTGCCTGTAACCCCTTCTCCCCGATGTCGAGATGCCGATCGAGCCGCGAGAGCTCCTCTTCGAACATTCCAGCATCGACATCGACCGTCTCCTCGGACACCTCTGGGTGGATGTAGATGAGATGCGTGTCCGCGAGCGTAATGTCCTCGAAGTTATTCTCGAGAAGCCACGCATAGCTCGCGAGTTGGTAACGATACGTGTCGCTCACGTATTCACCCTTCTTAGCAACACGACCAGTCTTGTAATCGATTACGTGCCAGCCGTCCTCTGCCTCGAATAGGAGATCGATCTGGCCACGGACGTAGGTCCCAGTGGGTTCGTGGTAGGCGGTCAGCTCGTATTCAGGCAGTATACCTGAGGTATCCCGGGGGAGGTTCGACGAGACAGCAGTACTGTCGAAGTTCTCGATGACGTTCTCGAGTTCGTGGAGAACCTCGCCTTCGTATTGATCGAGGAACTGCTCTGTACTTGACTCACCGTGCACGTAACGTTCGAGCGCTTTGTGAGCAGTATCCCCCCACGTGTCCCTTTCCAGACTTCCGGGCGGCTCTGCCCCCGGTGGAGTCGGAGAGCGGATCGTACTGACGTTCTGGAGCATTCGGTACTGGAACCGGAGGGGACACTCACTCAAGTCGTGGAGGGAGGTCGGATTGATGACCCGAGGCATGAAGTCCTCCGTAACGTCGACCACGTCGTGTGTGAGGTCCGTCTCGATCCCGGCGTTAATTTCCTCTACGCCAATCGGGTCTTCCTCGACATATTCGCCAGGGTCGATCATGTCTACGGCGATCGTCGTATGCCTGTGAACAGTCTCGCCGTCATCCTCCCACTCAAGCGGGAGATTGTATTCACCCTGTTGCCAACCATCGGTGGGGCAGAGGAATTCTCGCATCGCTGCCGCCCACACGGTGTACTGATTAGGCCACCATCGACTGCCGTTGCTGGTGCCGAAAATAACGTGATCCGATGCACGGGTGAACGCGACGTAGAGGGTTCGCCAGAACTCGGCCAGTTCTTCTCGAATGTGGTCATTAAGCGGGTGCGGATACTGGAGATCCCCTGTGTTGTTATTCCGATTCTGACCGATCCAGATAGTCCCCCGGTCGTCGTCCTCAATGTACGAACCCCCAGGTCCGGCACCCTGGGTTATCGCGTTATGTGGCCCGGTGACCGGATGGAGTGCCGCCCCCTGGCGGCGACTCAGTTGGAGTCGATCCGTATGTGGGAACGCTATCCCTGGACGGATCATGTCTGGCAGCACGACGATAGAGTATTCGAGCCCCTTCGACTGGTGAACGGTCGTCAGCCGTACCGTCTCGTCAGAGTCATCG
This genomic window from Natribaculum luteum contains:
- the tnpC gene encoding IS66 family transposase; this encodes MSLGVSGSLESIDSTIRTENSTHLRQQLVVKELENRLLRRQITAKQQQIEQLEARLKRYENPNTPPSKQGGVAGSPGNDDSDEEENEDQGDDAGGDADAASGSSPGRDEGHEGTTRPPPEPEETIRVDQGYCPDCEQILSNPDSYISRTIIDIPLPIPTTVVEYELGKHRCSCGNEVVAEHPDCPETGRFGPNIMAQTALGRFHQRLPNRKQAELFDWELDTPISHRTIYNLTKRVADRLRPAYDDVKARIQESDVVYCDETGFPVDGEQHWAWTFVTDEEVLFWVDESRGSQVLEDVLGEDFAEDSTLSCDGWSAYPSYHTKLQRCWAHLLREAEYVAERYEEAERLSEELHALHDDLTAFDEEDPSASAREQKRAEASLHLEGLIREDYEAQEVKKLIEKIRNGLGHWLTFVTEPDVDSTNNRAERALREQVVLRKMFRTLRSAEGVQIHETITTMLATWKRRGLDPPEQLQSILGGQELRLG
- a CDS encoding SWIM zinc finger family protein; the encoded protein is MSTNRPLQSDSHRDRPTNEYTSDRDRSYPGDVARLNGHELVAIDEWLPGAEPTPYELNLTDGYEYRTRYWRCRKCSQERNHRDEFTIPCDNPQPATALEAGGYSIDDPRTRRALNEKLDVRFATVGPVYEVESESGNTYEVDIEAATCTCPDFEQRQPDNGCKHLRRVDLEIRTGLVPASDGTFSR
- a CDS encoding hypothetical protein (TFIID; binds specifically to the TATA box and functions in transcription) gives rise to the protein MSTVSIAASDIPESELQKSGLSISNIVATLSLRRELNLTALASDLNESEYDPEHSPFLVYRPFEDRGPTCLIPANGKISFAGAKSRDDLLDGAEALLNEFESLGIDIQQASGKLQLQNIVVQGDLEKELNLEAIIVLLGLEHTEYEPEQFPGVIYKPNEDITALLYRTGKFVIVGSTSYRTALDAAKSLKATLKDGGIEEL
- a CDS encoding DUF1643 domain-containing protein, which produces MDNQNSILYPKGFEDLIVQTSSNDRYDEMGAVLSPDEQYRYYLWREWDNSQPTVAWLMANPSTADGFSSDATINRVYGYSDRWGYGSFVVANLFAYRSSEPTDLDDVDDPVGPRNDEILQDVASKADLMVGAWGSPGDRYGRPKEVLQMLDINIHALTVLSSGNPGHPLFKDGDLEPTPYEYND
- a CDS encoding DNA methyltransferase; protein product: MSEDPDQHEQSRLFTTDDGEFDESRAKEDTLPVEDGEVINTDELADHQTYIEGRGIYDERNPINDLTGKEWKFATKSVLDKQYPPDFQHELRGQHGGQKPPRLCADIIQRFTQAGDVILDPFAGVGGTLFGASLCEYEGSGFREAIGFEINDEWIEVYEEVLEAENADRAAAGKGKLQSQDIRHGDCEELITELENSSVDFLLTDVPYWSMDKVEQTRNVNKTRESKLGGFNTNSLQTKDEWLDDMQTKFEKFKPVIKEDGYIAVFIGDMYREQSYNFLSADLARSIQEVGLTLKANLIWYDPSKDLHVYGYPFSYIPSMVHQNILIFRKEN